The Gavia stellata isolate bGavSte3 chromosome 1, bGavSte3.hap2, whole genome shotgun sequence DNA segment GTTGATCATCTTATGCCGTACACACATTGTGATGAACTACTCAGTAAGCAAACTAGCTAAGCAGGAACAGTTGGTCTTTGCTGTCCTACATTTCTGTGATGACTCCATCTGTACACACCAGTTTTCACCACTATACCTCTGTGCCTACAATCGCATTAAAATTTTCAGCTACCCATGAACAGGATcccaaataaaacatttttaggtGGCAAGACAGTATAAGATAAATTAGAGGATAAATTAGCACAGTAATTAGACAATGCGCATGTTTGCCACACCTGTTTGGGGTGGGAAGACCAAAAACTACAAGAGCATCTTTTTGGTTTCTGAATGTCCTGTATTTCAATGTTACACATAGAGCTGCGTGACTCAAATTTCCCATCTTCATGTTCTGATTGTTTTTATGAACAGTGAATTTTGGATAAAGTGCTTCACATTTTAGTCAAACTCCTTCACTAACTTCTGGGAAAGGCTGTCTTTTCAAGAGGTGCTACTAGATAGGGCTGTAATGTGTCTTAAGGTTGAGTCAATAcatattttctcccttcctccagaCAATAAATAAGTAGTTACAGTACTGAGTTGTGACCTGCCACCATTAAGCAATATTACATATGTGAAACAGGCTCTTCctgatctttttttcccaacttgACATGTGCTCTGcttttgtctgcctttttttaactttttttttttaaacagaaagccATCTCAAGTTCTTATCAGTCATACCAACAGCTGAAGGATCTCTGTATTTGCATAAAGTTAGTTTAACTCTGCCCTGTAATGCAAGCTTAACCCCCTTCACattctgtatttgtttcaaTCTGCTTCTGTTAACATCCACACAATCTGTGCATGTACTGCTTGTATTAGCCTTCCTGCACCTACAACAGAGGTTTTACAGGATACTCTTGACATACACATTTACCATAGCCTTGAAAAGGGCTTCTGCATGCATCTGATTTCCACTGTGCATAACTTTCACACTTAATATCACATCAACTCGCTTTTCCTTGCATGCTCTGTACTTCAAGTTTTTGGTTATTCAAGCATTCCATCCATCTTGGATTTCTTTCTACATTCCTCTTTTTGGATTCTGAGTATAAGTTTATTAAATGAGCTCCATGCTTTTTAGCAGATAATGGAATCACATACtcaaaactttgaaaaaagaatgCATGGTTCCTCTATGCATTCCTTATACATATTATAATAATCTAACTCCTTCTTGAATGATTCCTTCCCAGCTGTGTGGATAGATATCCTTTAACCACACATTTTCCAACAAAAGTAGCTTTCAGAATTGGCTGGTTTTATTTCCATAAGGCAATTAACACCTCTGCTTGCTCAACTGTATGCCTTACTTTCCTTAAACCTTCATGCTAGAAAGACTGTGCCGCTAAGCTTCAATCACACATTTGGAATGAATGTGGCTTTTCGGATAACTGGTACTTTGGGGATTTTGTAGCAACCTTTCTGGACTCAAGACCTGCAGAGCTCCTATTATTCCTCTGTGACTTTTGTCTAGAAAATGTGCTTTGTCTTTATCAAGgtcatgtttttctttagtaATTGGAGACTGCTTTATGATTAAGGCCAACTGGGAAACAAACTGATGCTTCTTCATGTAGTGTTCTGTTACACCACTCCTCATTTGATACATTTTCCCAAAACATTGAATCAGGCACCTGTAAAAGAGAATGCATTGGGATCAAAATGAAGACTAACCAATGTAAATAATTCTTTAATCTAGAACACTGCTTATGTTTTTTTAACACGTTTAGCTTCAGACATGCAAGGAAAGACAGACTGAATTACCCCCTTCTGTTTTATGAGAAGTCTCTTCCATTAGAGTTGCCTACCAATTCTCACCACCTCCTCCTTATTCTCAACAGCATGTCCAATTTGAACTTCCAATTTAGCACAGTATTGTGATTTAATTGTCTAAGTTCTAGCATACTACAATTGCTTAGAAGTCGTGTCTGTCTTATCTATTCCATTAGGTTGCCTGTTCCCAAAGACCATTTTCTGGTTGGTATTTACCTCGAAACCAACCAACCCAGAAGGACTGTAAGACTTACTTTCATCATCTGAATCGAATCCAAAGAGCGTCTGACACTTCTTTTGTGCAAGGTGAGCCTCAAGTGCTTCTGAATTACAGTAGATGGTCAAGCAGTTGCCACATCTAAATCTTTCTGTTGATTTGCTACAAAATTTATCTTGTTCAGAATGAGCATCTGCTTTATCAGTCAAAATTTTTCTACGTTTTGGCATGCTAATGTATCGTTCATCAAGATAACTTGGAGGCAATGGTCTAACATAGGGTTTTGTTAAGATGACACCGTATGAAGTATTCTCTGTTGTCTGATTTGGTTTAGAAGGTAATTGCGAGGCAGCAGCATTATTTTGTGGTATATCATGGCAATTCTGTAAAACTGGTAACACTGACCCATTTTCTGTCCTTGTTTCATCTGCCACTCTGTCCAAAGGTACTTCTGACTTTGATGATGTCTGATCTAGGTCACTGTGCCCATTGACTAGTTGGTCGCTAACAACATTACAGTTCTCAGAACTTGGCTGTAACACAGGTGTCTTTTGGTCTATCAAACTTAGAACTGTAGTGCTACCCTCAGATGAACTTTCATTTCCATTGTGAATTGcattatttgctttcttctcaacGCTTTGAATATACGTCTTTGGTTCTGTAGAATCCTTCCTTGACTTCCAAGTTGGAATTGGTAGATctacagtttctttttcattaatagAGTCATCATCATCTTGGTAACTACAAAGTTCGGAAGGATCATCTGAAGAATCTTTTTCACTTGCATCTTCTGAACATTCtggtgttttatttaaataatgctGAGCCTCATGTTCATACAGCAAAGGGAGCTCCTCAAATAGCTCACAGCACTCTGCAAAATTGCATTGAGCTTTAAAAACACTATGACTTTTTGTATGTTCTGCAAGCTCAGTTGACAGCTTAAATCTCTGATTACAATTAAAGTGTAAACAAAAGTAAACATTTGGATACACATGTCTCTTCAGGTGGTCTATAAAATGTTGGGAATCAGCAAATTTTCTCTGGCAGAATCGGCATTTTCCTTTATTCCATTTCATTATATGCTGCTGCACCTTCAAATCAGTTGGATGAGCTTTTCTTGCGTGTTTATTGAGGAATCTTATCTTTTTAAATGCTCTAGCACAACCATTAGCAGGGCACTTAAAGCTTCCTTCCTCATCCATAGCATCAATGTCTTTTTGAGGGCAAAAAGCTCCATTCACTTTATGTAGAATAGGTGACTCTTTACTGGAACTCTCATCATCTTCAGGCAAACTTTCTGTACTTAAAGCATCAGGAACATTATTAAAACAGCTGTCACTACTATTTTCAGTAGCATCATCCTGGTCACTTAGATGGTTTTCCACCGCATCAAATACCTGTTCTGCATTCTCCTCCTCCACTTGGACCACTTCGTCAGCACTTGGAGCTATTGCAGTCTCTGGTTCATTATCTTTGGAACCATCAGAATTCCCGTTTTCAAGAGACTGAGAAACATCAGAACATTCTAGTTCATTAAGAGCAGGAGCCTGCTGACCAGCCTCAAGAACTGCAGCAAGATGTTGCCTTTCTATCTTCCTGACATGATTCTTTAAGTGCTTCAGCATAAGTCCTCTTTGCCTGAACTTTCTGGTGCAAAGTACACAGGAAAAACTGCCCTTTTTTTGGTGAGCTTGTGCATGTTTCACAATGTGACCACCAAGAAATTCCTTGTTGCATATCACACAGCGGTGCCTTGGTACAGTTTGATCTAACATTTTAGATTCCTCAAAAGCTTCATGGTTCTTTTTGGCATTACCTTTGGACTGGGCTTCAGAGAGGTCTTCAGGGTCAAGCTCCCCGTTGCTTACATCTGCTAAACAGACACGTTCCTCACTCAGAGCCCTATACTCTGTTATCTTCTCTGTATTTGCAGTAGAGTTTTCCAGTGTACTTTCACTTAAGCCAACAAAGGCTTTATCGCCCAATAATGCTAAACAATTCTGCTTGATCATCAAGAAATTCCAAAACTCAGGATcaaaaaacaaaccttttttCAAAATTGGAAGCAATTCAAAACGTACACGGTTTTGAACAGAACTAGTGCACTCATTGTATTCTTCATCTGCACATTTATATAAATGTTCAACAGTGTAGTAAGATTCCAAGGTGCGCTCAAGAAAAAAGATTGAAAGAGCACAAATTCTGAGGATCTCCAAGTCATTTGGCAGAAAATGAGCAATTGCTTTATAAATAAGACTTTTCATGTTGGGATCTTCACGGAGGTCCAACTGTAGGGCACATCCACATATCTCAACGCATATCTGAAGACCATCTTCACCAAcctgcagaaaggaaattacAGTGTACATAATTATAGACTATGCATAATGGTATTTTCCTTATGGGCTTACAGAATTCTGTAGCttgaaagtaaaattaaaaaaaaaaatcttacccgcagaaaaaaaaccctggtaTAAACAATGCCCAAACATCAACATCCCAGGTATTTATATTCATCTACTTGCAAAATAGTTAGGAGTTCAGAAAGCATCCTGCTCGTAAACTTCACCTGAAGGCAGgtaccttttaaaataatgctcaAACAAGACTATAAAATACAGATACCAAAATGGTCAAAAATAACATCTGTTTTGCACTGAAAGCTATACAGCTACTGTCAATAAAGTTTCAGATACTTTTGCCACATGCAATTCTATAGTTAAAGACAATTAATTATTTGGGGATATAAATAAGACTGCAGCAAATCATATGCCATCTAGTAGTATCTTCTGTCTGCATCTTCATTATCTAGGCTGTTTCACACTATAATTGGACAGCTATTCTATATTTTGTCCCTGTTCTAACTCATTTAACTTGCATTGCATAAAAATACAAGCTATAAGATATTGCCCTCAATTTTGAACAATGACCACCAGGTAAGCCATAACAACCCATGGCCAAGCATTCTAAAAGGCTTGACTTTTCAGAATTGAGAAACTATCCATACAATGAGCAGAATTCCTATGCCACACTTTAGGCCAAGGGCCCTGCCATGAACATGTAATTCAAAGGGATGATGAGACACATACTACCGAACAGGTAGCAGATTAAAGTAAAGAGAGCTTCTGGAAgtttagaaataattaataCCTACCTATACTTAAATGTACgttaacaaataaatacaatactCCATATATTGTGGGttgttaaaaaatacaataattcAGATGCAAATACAAACAGAAGTTATTCATGTCACCACAAGTGTTTTAGAATACATACTGAGATTAAACTCTTGAACAGCAGCAAATCATTGCATTTAGAACTGTACGGCAGCACCCGtgacaaaataatttataattcaTTTAGGGCATAGAATATGAAAGAGCTCTGTTCGGTCAGGTTAatgataaaaaacatttttttggaaACAACTCACACTCCTGCGTGTGAAGCGCTGCATGTTACATCTTGTATGTATGTTTGTACGGGACAGTATAAGACTAACATCTGAAGCATGAAACACAGTGCACTTTTTTGAAGCGAAATTATGTCTTCTGCTATCTTAGTATAGATTTTCCTTTATGTTACATTAAGCACATCTTCAGATTTGATTAGAACTGGTGAAAGGATTCAGAACTTAACATGGGTGAAAGGTGGATACGATGGCATTACACAAGTCCTATTTCCTTaagcagccaggctgggaaaaaaaaaacccaacccatgCGTCTTTCACATTTACTTCATGTATTTGTTATTAATTTCCCCATTTATTTATAGAGGATGACATTCCTCAAACTTActgcagacagaaagaaaaaacacagaattcagtaaaaaaaattatcttaaaaacacacaacagATTAAGGGCAATCATAATACCGAAGCACATTCTGTAACTTGACAAAATTTTTAAGATAATATCGTGTCCTTCCCTACCGACTCTTATCTTTCCACAAGAAGTGGACATTACACAATAAAAACATGACTTCTCTTTACTTTAACAAGTTATAAAAAGAATGGGGGGGTGgggtaaaataaacaaacaaaacttacTTCATCCTTAATGACTTTCATGAAAGGGAAGATTACTCTGACATTTGTAGCTATTCTTAAAAGCTGGTAGCACTGGTCGACAAATACTTGTTTTGATGGGTTAGATTTAAGCTGCAGTTTACTCCAAATGAAGATCAGGTCCCTATAagtacagaacaaaatatttccgTTAGATTGAGTTTTAGAACTCTATCACTAAGCATGACGCATTACTAAGAACAACTATTTGCATATTCTGTaactaaaataatatttgagGGCGTAACACCAATCTAATTAACACCACAACTACACACAATGTGCACAATGGAAAATGAAACTTAATTACTTTGTTAAAGCATTCAGGGTATCTCCTATCACTGAGCCAATTAAATATTcaacaaaatattaatgtattcaGCTTAGTATCAGAGAACTGAATAATAAAATCAGATGCCACAGCATCTAGCCCTTAACACCACAGGCAATAAACGTCAGGCTGAACAGCAAGCTCTGTGTTCTCTTGGGATTAAGTTACTTTCAGTGCAAGGATGAGGAgtccttcagaaaaagaaatgttttaatgtgGAAAATGGGAGCATTGTAGAAAGCTAGTTTCTAATATGGTCCATTGACAGGAAATATTGATGTTCTCCAGTTATGCATGTTACaacacaattttctttttttactgctgtCATCGCTGGTCTGTCTAGCCTATAGCAGTTACATGAAAATATCAGGCTCTAGAGCTATTCATACATCTTTGTGATCTTCAGTCAAATAACATTCCTGACTGATACAAGGAAACATAAGAATGGATCGCTAGACTCTGCAGCTGAGCTTCTACACAGGTAATGTGTTTAGTCTATAAAATACAGCTAATTGAAATTTACAGCCTGTAATTTCTATGCACTTGAATTCAGAGACTCAAAGGCAACTGGACTTAACTTTCAGTTTCAAGAAAATTTGCCAGCACAAAGATTTTACACAGGAGTAGATATAGTTAGGACTAGGCAGAAATCCCAATATAACATTACAACGGAAACAGGGGACCAATCgactttcattttctgaaggaagaCACTTCTTTATTCCACCAGCCTCCTCCCTCAGAAAACACAAACCCAGTTACTGACAAAATCTTTGGTTTCTGTGCCAGATACAAATCAGACAAACCTTTTGAGATTAAGCTTGTCTAGTGAGGTCAGTGCTTGCATGAAGGGAAGTGATAGAACTGCCTATGACAAAACACCAACTTCACTTTTAAATTTAGGGCAGCTCTACAATTCTGCTTGACATTTTAAGAGCTAGACAAGAGAGCttgattgttttctttcattcagaACCCAAGAAAACTTAAGTTGATAGAAATAATCAAGCTCACATGGGGGAAACTGTGAAAAGAAAGTTCTATAAGCAGCTCTACCCACAAAAAATTAGTCTTACAGGTTTTCTAAAGATACAAGCTGTTCACCTCTGCCTTTACCAGGCTGGAAACCTAAATTCTTGGAAGTCTTTGCAAACTTCATGTACAAGTTCAAAACTAGCGTCTTCGTGCACCAAACCATTCATAAAAATTCAGTAAAAGTCTCAACCTGAAGTACAAAAGATAGAACTGAacatttttgctgttaaatGTTACAGCAGTTAAATAATACAACTTAATTCTCTGCTTTGTCTCATACCACTTCAGAGCAAGCCATTTCAACACCAGTCCCAGAGAATTCGAGAAAACAAATTCTTCTTTGGGGAGATTAGTGGTTGAAGTGGCTTGCCATGTGTTCAGACAAGTGTGATCACTGGCACaaggaaagagctgaaaaaggAATGGAGAAAACTGAAAGTAGAAGGAACAGCTCCATGGGTGAAGAGCAAGCTGTTAAATCAATTTAACCACCATTTGACTAGACCCTGATGTGAAATAGTATTTCAGTCTTATTCCTCCATGTAAACATGGAGGCTTCTCCTTGTTAAGCAAATTTCTGACTTTGATAATCATTAAGAATTAAAGCATTCTCGTAGAGCTGACTGGAGTCTATTTCAACCACTTAAATGCTTTGGATAGCAATTTTAACTCTAAAGTCAGCAGCACTTGAGATACTTCTGTGTCACTGACCACAACAGAGATGATAAACTTGAGATAATGTAGGCAGGGGTAGCTTTCTATTTGTTTGATTATTATGGCATAGTAGTATAGCACTTAATGACATTTACTTCTTGGATAGTATAACTCAGTTCACACTGAGGCCTGTGTTTAAACTATTATGGACATGTGTTGGGGCAGCTTAAATTATTACTGTGAGATCACAGAACTTGGTACCTCTTTACCAGAGGCAACCAGGTATTCCAGCCTGTTAACACTCTGCAAAATACCAAACCCATTGTGTGCCTCCATCAGCAACATAAGAGAATGGTTAAGCCCACCCTACCTTAGCTAGATCTAAAACCTTTGCTACTGTTCTTAAGTAGAAAGTCTATCTTTCCTTGGGTATAGATAGCACACTTTACCAAAATGTTATCCAATTCACAAAAATTACCTAAAAGCCAAAGACTGATTGAACGTGTGGGAATTTACCGCATAGAAACCACTTGAAAACAgccaaaacagcatttaaaaattgcCTGGCAGAGAAGGCAAGCCATTCTGCTACACCTATTCCATCAAAATTTTGTCTGTCTTCCTGAAGAGTCATCACTTTTTGATACTAGAAAGGCATTAATCACATCATTATGGATTGATCTCTTACCAATACCTTGTACACAAATACTTCTAGTAAGACCATGCACAGCTTGCTTTGTGATTAATTTGTAAGTGGGctttcacttcaaaaaaaaaattcagatcaCCCAAATCTAGAATTTATTCTTAATGTCAATGAAAACAATAAGAGTTTTGTGACAGAGCTGCTTAAAGTCCATCTTCCTCTGAGATAATGAGACCTAATGGTTTCAGCATGAAGATTTCATACAGGCTGCTTCACATGAAGCGATAGCAAGTATCTGCTAGTTACAGCCTTCTCATCTATTTTGATATCTTATTTTGGTAGTAGTGTTTGCTGCTAGATCCCTGCCAGATCTGCAAGGTCCTCAATTCCAGACAAGGTAAGATGATTTATACTGTGCTGAAGACATTATAATCTTCTCTAGGGAAAAATACACGATGTGGGTTAATTTAACCTGGCTCCTACTTCTCAAAAAATTTTAAGTGCAGTATAATCATGCCTTCACAAGCTTTGTTCCAGTTTACATTATCTATTAAGCATTATGCAGATTTCTCTTGTTGGGTACGTAATTGTTAAGGCTCAGCATCTCTAAAAGAATGAAACAGCTGTTCTAGCTGCACAGACGTAACTGCTCCGAACTCTTTGAAAGATCCTCAAGTTCTATATTCTGAACAGAAGCTTAAAATACTAAGAGATGCCAAAATGGCTTCCTTGATAAACAGATATCAAACAGTACTTTTCGTCTCTTCtggaatttcattttaacatcCACTTTGACAGAACATAAGGACAGACATCTTATTTTGCATAGCAATTTTCAAAATGGATCATGCAAAACTCAATCTTGCTCTTACTCAGTTGATCATTAACATGTTACTACAGCAAAAGGTATAACAAGTAGATTTAATtccaatatttaaaatgcacttcTTGAAAGACTGAATCCTGGAAACAGAAGGCAGTAACCACGTAACTAATATGTGTAGGTTACATCTGCAAATTTCCTGATAAGTAGGAAGGCAGGAGATGCAGTATTTGGGCAAGAACCAGCAAAGTTGGATTCCGTTCCAAAGCTGGTCATTGGGCTCACACAAACTATGTACCTTTTTGGTGGAACTTGTTCATCTGTCCTATGGGGACAGTCATGCCCACCTTTTTCTGGACAGACTGAATAAAAATGCCACTAGGTATTGCCAACACATTGTACTATAGATGTATGTTATAATCATAATTCCAAAGGTTTTGATTCAACACAATCCATTACTCATCCACTAGTTaaggaaaaattatattaaCAAACCAAGCATTATCACGTCTGACCTTCATTATGTCCtgaagtggggggggggggggggggggcggggagaagggagacatcttACTTTTCAATTCCCTGAAATCTGGGAACAGGGAAATCCTATATAGATTCTAAGCTCCATATTAAACTCAGTTACACAGATTAATAATTTGATCTCTattgattaaagaaaaaatcaaatccTTGCTGACAAAGCCTTTTTGCTTCAACTACGTAATCAAACAAGCATACTTTATCAAGGAATGCAGATGTTACTTTAGGTACAGAAATTATACAGGTTAAACAGGTGGATTATCTTCCTTAGCTATCTTTCAGTCCTCAGAATGATGAAATTTGTTTTGATAACTctttagaaaacaatttttagcCATAAAAATGTCCAACTATCAAGCTGATTCAGTGTGTATGAAGACATTCTTACTTAAATGTTTTCTAGAGGACCACCATTTATGTTATGGCTCTGTTTATGAAGTAAAAGTTTGCATAATTCATAGCACATTTTCAGAACCATATATTCTCTTTTTAGACAAATTGGTGACATACTACAGTTTGGTTATTATAAGCAGTGTCATTTAACTAGCAGAACAGCAAAATATCTGCATTGCCAGAAAGTCTACAGACTGCATATTGTTACACGTTGCTAATAATAAATGCCATATTTATAGGTATTTACAGCCTAAAGTATGTAAAGGCTCACCCTTCTGTTACTCTGAAACAGTAAGTGTTATGTACTATGTAGGCTACCACTGTACATGATTGTGTGTAAAAAGGCATCAGGCATAACAGATGTACTAGTAATGTTTAAAAATCATGTTAGAATGTTTTTATCTGGTATTTTAAACTTGAGCTACATCTTAAAGTTAGATGAGTTTCACTTTGGCAATAAGCATTTATTATCTGCTAAGCTGCTTCAccagaaataaagtatttacCATATACAATACATGTCCCCATTTTGAAGCTGTGGGACTAGGAACGATTCACATAGCTGTAAGGCTAAGGTagtcttcccttctttttcagtgttgcaGATGATCTCAATTCCACTCTTGCAATCAGTCCTCAACAAGTGCtatacaattaaaataaaatcaatttagATAAATTTGctaacatgaaataaaaaacctaTCAGACCTTGCTACATTAAAGAAGCTACTGAAAACTTCAGGAATCGCTATTAACATAGGATTTCTTTGGAATAGCTTTTGTGTAGGTCTGTAAATAGAGATTTTGGAGATATTTAGAGCTCTTTCATATTTCTTAGAGTAATGACAATCACAATAATCGtctgagaaattaaaagacTACACAAAAGCACTTTCTTGCACGATGGCAGCTTGTTCTTAAAACAAGGTTAGGAAAAGAATTGTTATCTAGGAAGTGCTATCAGTGGTAAAAGTAGGGCCACATTCAGCTAGCGTGTCGTTTTACATACTGGggcatcattaaaaaaaactttaagGCTAACAAAACTATATAACTTACAAAACACTGGACTGACATCAATTAGGCTGAAGTGCTTTTGCTAGAGTAATAGTCAATAGTAAAATAGTCAATACACTGAAGCCACAGAATATTAATGACTCAAGTTATTTAGGGAATATATCTACAAGTAAACTTGACCAAAAAATTGCATTTAGGTCAACAAGATTTGCAGGCGCTTAACATTTAACTTTTCAAAGCTTAAGCCAGCACTAAGTTAAGCAACACCGGTGTAGTTGCCTGATTTTATGACATTTGGTTCTACAAAAAACAGAGTTCCATATGCTCCTTTTGACAACTTGTATACAGTAAGTATAATGTAccacttcattaaaaaaaatgtatactGACAAACAATACCTCCTGGAATAGCTGATCTTCTAATGGTGACATATAAAGACAGGTGAAAAGAGCTTGATGGAAATACAGATCTTTACTGATATCTGGATGATTTATGCAAGATTTGATAAGAGCCATTGCCTCAGGGATGCGTTCACAGGCAATAAGGTATCTGGCACGTAGTTCAAAGAACAGTGGATTTTCAGAGCTTAAATATTTGTTAActgtacagaaaagaaagatttaaaggCAATTAGAATATGAAGTCCAAacaacaaatatatttaaatgtaatgttgtttttaatagtGCAATGtcaacaaaaaatataaaaaaggcTCTGCTAAAGAAGCTATcatatattaaattaaataacatCAAGAATCTGTCCTTCTGCTTGGAAACagaaattgttatttttcttacacCAGTAATctaattcagtattttgtttccGATAGATCAACACAAGGTGCTTCAAAGGATTAGTAAAATATACACTATATAGAAGCAGATAAGAacatttttgagaaagaaaattccCTCCTTTCTCAGCACTGGAATCTGGGTGATTGTCAGAAGTATAGGATAGACATCACTTCCAACACtataattataaatatttaaaacaactCAGGATATTCATTACCCATT contains these protein-coding regions:
- the ZNF654 gene encoding zinc finger protein 654; translation: MAEDESDQESERLSEELEALVTPGLPAGLPALLNSQYYCRRFCQVVEDYAGRWQVPLPQLQVLQTALCCFTSACVSFPAECEHVQYVLSSLALSFFELLLFFGKDEFYEDPLKDILGSIQECQNLLNRYRNMNLELVTRIIRDGGPWEDPVLQAILKAKPVSQESVNKYLSSENPLFFELRARYLIACERIPEAMALIKSCINHPDISKDLYFHQALFTCLYMSPLEDQLFQEHLLRTDCKSGIEIICNTEKEGKTTLALQLCESFLVPQLQNGDMYCIWDLIFIWSKLQLKSNPSKQVFVDQCYQLLRIATNVRVIFPFMKVIKDEVGEDGLQICVEICGCALQLDLREDPNMKSLIYKAIAHFLPNDLEILRICALSIFFLERTLESYYTVEHLYKCADEEYNECTSSVQNRVRFELLPILKKGLFFDPEFWNFLMIKQNCLALLGDKAFVGLSESTLENSTANTEKITEYRALSEERVCLADVSNGELDPEDLSEAQSKGNAKKNHEAFEESKMLDQTVPRHRCVICNKEFLGGHIVKHAQAHQKKGSFSCVLCTRKFRQRGLMLKHLKNHVRKIERQHLAAVLEAGQQAPALNELECSDVSQSLENGNSDGSKDNEPETAIAPSADEVVQVEEENAEQVFDAVENHLSDQDDATENSSDSCFNNVPDALSTESLPEDDESSSKESPILHKVNGAFCPQKDIDAMDEEGSFKCPANGCARAFKKIRFLNKHARKAHPTDLKVQQHIMKWNKGKCRFCQRKFADSQHFIDHLKRHVYPNVYFCLHFNCNQRFKLSTELAEHTKSHSVFKAQCNFAECCELFEELPLLYEHEAQHYLNKTPECSEDASEKDSSDDPSELCSYQDDDDSINEKETVDLPIPTWKSRKDSTEPKTYIQSVEKKANNAIHNGNESSSEGSTTVLSLIDQKTPVLQPSSENCNVVSDQLVNGHSDLDQTSSKSEVPLDRVADETRTENGSVLPVLQNCHDIPQNNAAASQLPSKPNQTTENTSYGVILTKPYVRPLPPSYLDERYISMPKRRKILTDKADAHSEQDKFCSKSTERFRCGNCLTIYCNSEALEAHLAQKKCQTLFGFDSDDESA